In the Helianthus annuus cultivar XRQ/B chromosome 11, HanXRQr2.0-SUNRISE, whole genome shotgun sequence genome, one interval contains:
- the LOC110890355 gene encoding metacaspase-1 isoform X1 produces MATIAQRCNTCGRTLVKMPGSQYEICPVCHTVNLFNQKIKGRVLFRIGQFINAAANQYQHELQRQPSNRGKKRAVLCGITYNGHRKKLEASVHNVRSMQQLLVNKLGFPNASILVLTEEESDRSRIPTKRNIQAALQWLVRGCQPGDSLMFYYAGHASQIPDEDGDEIDGYDEALCPLDYRVAGAILDDEINATIVAPLPHGVTLHCVVDTCFSGTLLDLPYLCTINRDGLYKWEEHQLTNKGTRGGKAVCISACADDQISADTSAFTGKAIGALTFSFIQTIENESKLTYGALLTSMRKKVNHAQQVVSRFMPCASSMLQEPQLSSSKRFEIYSEPLII; encoded by the exons ATGGCAACCATAGCCCAACGGTGCAATACATGTGGAAGAACCCTGGTTAAGATGCCTGGGTCACAATACGAAATATGTCCCGTGTGTCACACTGTCAACCTTTTCAACCAAAAGATCAAGGGTCGTGTTCTCTTCCGCATCGGACAGTTTATCAACGCAGCAGCAAATCAATATCAGCATGAGCTTCAACGACAACCCTCAAATCGCGGAAAGAAAAGGGCAGTTCTATGTGGTATCACCTACAATGGCCACAGAAAGAAACTTGAAGCTAGTGTTCATAATGTCAGGAGCATGCAACAACTACTAGTTAACAAATTGGGCTTTCCAAATGCTTCCATCCTTGTCCTTACAG AAGAAGAGTCGGATCGGTCTAGGATTCCAACAAAACGCAACATACAAGCAGCATTACAGTGGCTAGTCCGCGGTTGCCAACCCGGGGACTCATTGATGTTCTACTATGCAGGCCATGCAAGCCAGATTCCCGACGAAGATGGAGATGAGATTGATGGGTATGATGAAGCATTGTGCCCTCTTGACTATAGAGTGGCTGGAGCAATACTAGATGATGAAATCAATGCCACCATTGTAGCACCACTGCCTCATGGGGTTACACTTCACTGTGTCGTCGACACTTGCTTCAGTGGAACTCTTCTTGATCTACCATATCTATGCACGATCAACCG GGATGGACTCTATAAGTGGGAAGAACATCAACTTACGAATAAAGGAACCCGTGGCGGTAAAGCAGTGTGTATTAGTGCCTGCGCAGACGACCAAATATCAGCAGATACATCT GCTTTCACAGGCAAGGCTATAGGCGCGTTGACTTTTAGCTTCATCCAAACTATCGAAAATGAAAGCAAACTGACGTATGGAGCGTTACTTACCTCTATGCGAAAAAAAGTTAACCATGCTCAACAAGTAGTAAGCCGATTTATGCCATGTGCGTCTTCTATGCTCCAG GAGCCTCAACTATCCTCTTCCAAAAGATTTGAGATTTACTCAGAGCCTCTTATAATCTAG
- the LOC110890355 gene encoding metacaspase-1 isoform X2 — MATIAQRCNTCGRTLVKMPGSQYEICPVCHTVNLFNQKIKGRVLFRIGQFINAAANQYQHELQRQPSNRGKKRAVLCGITYNGHRKKLEASVHNVRSMQQLLVNKLGFPNASILVLTEESDRSRIPTKRNIQAALQWLVRGCQPGDSLMFYYAGHASQIPDEDGDEIDGYDEALCPLDYRVAGAILDDEINATIVAPLPHGVTLHCVVDTCFSGTLLDLPYLCTINRDGLYKWEEHQLTNKGTRGGKAVCISACADDQISADTSAFTGKAIGALTFSFIQTIENESKLTYGALLTSMRKKVNHAQQVVSRFMPCASSMLQEPQLSSSKRFEIYSEPLII; from the exons ATGGCAACCATAGCCCAACGGTGCAATACATGTGGAAGAACCCTGGTTAAGATGCCTGGGTCACAATACGAAATATGTCCCGTGTGTCACACTGTCAACCTTTTCAACCAAAAGATCAAGGGTCGTGTTCTCTTCCGCATCGGACAGTTTATCAACGCAGCAGCAAATCAATATCAGCATGAGCTTCAACGACAACCCTCAAATCGCGGAAAGAAAAGGGCAGTTCTATGTGGTATCACCTACAATGGCCACAGAAAGAAACTTGAAGCTAGTGTTCATAATGTCAGGAGCATGCAACAACTACTAGTTAACAAATTGGGCTTTCCAAATGCTTCCATCCTTGTCCTTACAG AAGAGTCGGATCGGTCTAGGATTCCAACAAAACGCAACATACAAGCAGCATTACAGTGGCTAGTCCGCGGTTGCCAACCCGGGGACTCATTGATGTTCTACTATGCAGGCCATGCAAGCCAGATTCCCGACGAAGATGGAGATGAGATTGATGGGTATGATGAAGCATTGTGCCCTCTTGACTATAGAGTGGCTGGAGCAATACTAGATGATGAAATCAATGCCACCATTGTAGCACCACTGCCTCATGGGGTTACACTTCACTGTGTCGTCGACACTTGCTTCAGTGGAACTCTTCTTGATCTACCATATCTATGCACGATCAACCG GGATGGACTCTATAAGTGGGAAGAACATCAACTTACGAATAAAGGAACCCGTGGCGGTAAAGCAGTGTGTATTAGTGCCTGCGCAGACGACCAAATATCAGCAGATACATCT GCTTTCACAGGCAAGGCTATAGGCGCGTTGACTTTTAGCTTCATCCAAACTATCGAAAATGAAAGCAAACTGACGTATGGAGCGTTACTTACCTCTATGCGAAAAAAAGTTAACCATGCTCAACAAGTAGTAAGCCGATTTATGCCATGTGCGTCTTCTATGCTCCAG GAGCCTCAACTATCCTCTTCCAAAAGATTTGAGATTTACTCAGAGCCTCTTATAATCTAG
- the LOC110890357 gene encoding probable protein phosphatase 2C 9 translates to MGNLCCSSASKLSGGQSTHDTGKGRGHQGSAKYGFSLVKGKANHPMEDYHVAKFISHQGHELGLFAIYDGHLGDNVPAYLQKHLFSNIIKENEFWTDPNTAIFKAYEKTDASILSHNPDLGRGGSTAVTAILVDGRKLWVANVGDSRAVLSKNGQAIQMSIDHEPSAERGSIENRGGFVSNMPGDVARVNGQLAVSRAFGDKNLKNHLRSDPDVTNADIDANTEILILASDGLWKVVTNQEAVDIAIKIKDPQKAAKELAVEALNRESKDDISCIVVRFN, encoded by the exons ATGGGTAATTTATGCTGCAGTTCTGCTTCTAAG CTCTCGGGCGGCCAATCAACGCATGACACTGGCAAGGGGCGGGGCCACCAAGGGTCGGCGAAATATGGATTCAGTTTGGTTAAAGGGAAAGCTAATCATCCAATGGAAGATTACCATGTGGCCAAATTTATATCTCATCAAGGGCACGAGCTTGGACTTTTTGCTATATATGATGGCCATCTAGGAGATAACGTGCCTGCGTATCTTCAAAAACATTTATTCTCCAATATTATAAAAGAG AACGAGTTTTGGACGGATCCAAACACCGCAATATTTAAAGCTTATGAAAAAACGGACGCGTCAATTCTTTCCCATAATCCGGACCTGGGAAGAGGTGGATCTACCGCAGTTACTGCAATTTTAGTCGACGGTCGTAAATTATGGGTAGCGAATGTTGGTGATTCTCGGGCAGTTTTGTCTAAGAACGGGCAGGCAATTCAAATGAGTATTGATCATGAACCCAGTGCCGAAAGAGGCAGCATCGAAAATAGAGGAGGTTTTGTATCCAACATGCCAG GAGACGTAGCACGAGTGAACGGGCAGCTAGCTGTTTCACGCGCATTTGGAGATAAGAATCTCAAGAATCATTTGCGGTCTGATCCTGACGTCACAAATGCCGATATTGATGCCAATACAGAAATTCTCATTCTTGCAAGTGACGGTCTATGGAAG GTTGTGACAAACCAAGAGGCAGTGGACATAGCGATAAAGATCAAGGACCCACAGAAAGCGGCAAAAGAACTAGCAGTTGAAGCGTTGAATCGAGAAAGCAAAGACGACATTTCATGCATTGTGGTTCGGTTTAACTGA